The Staphylococcus sp. 17KM0847 DNA segment GCAATTTTACTCATTGTTAAATTATCAATATGGAATGTTTCCATCAAATATGTAGGTAACCAAATTAAAAATAATGTAATTACAAATTGAACAATAAAATACTGCGCTGCAATTGCATAAAAACTAAAACGTGTGAAGAAAGTTCCCCAAGGTGCTGATGATTTATCAGTTGAAACAACATCACGATTTTCCATAATAAATTGTTTTTCTGCTTCATTTACCATTTTATGATGTTCAGGTAAATCTTTTGCAATGATTGCCCATAAAATTGCAATTAAGAAACCAATAAAACCAAAAATGTAAAATACTGCTTGCCAACCAAAAGTAGTGTAAATTGCAACCGTAATAAATGGCGCTAGAACTGGTCCAAAATATGAACCTGCTAATAACGCACTTGCAGCACGTCCTTTTTCATTTTTACTGAACCAATGTGTATTAAATACTGCATTGGATGGGTACATTGGTGCTTCCCCTACACCAAATAAGAAACGTACAAAATACAATAAACCATGATTTTTAACTAAACCTGTAAAGATAGTGAAGGCACTCCACCATACTAACGCAATGGTAAGCATTTTCTTAGGTCCAAACTTTTCAGCTAAAATTCCCGATGGGACTTGCATTAAGGCATAACCTAGTGAAAATAATGACGCTAATAAACCAAATTGCGTCTTTGTTAAATTTAAATCTTCCATCATTGGAACGGCAATATATGAGATATTCGCTCTATCCATATAAGCAATAACTCCAATAAGGAAAAACATTGCTGCAAACATCCAACGGATATTTGTTCTTTTTTGACTCATAATTTTAACCCCGCTTTCATTAGGTCATCAGATGACCTTTAAAACTAGCATTTAGAATATACCACAGCCCGAAAACGTTTACAAGAAAATTTTAAATTGATATAATAGTATTTTTGCATTGTGCAAAATATCACAATAAAACTACTATCATGCTCAATCTTTCAATGCTTTCATTCGTTTTACAAACTGTGTGGTTTATACAAAATTATATTATTGTAAAATAGCATCGACTCTATAACTACTTCTAATACAATTCCTATCAATATGTGAATATGCACAGTCTTTTTAATGTTACGTTTTTCTTTCAGTCATTCTATATTTTCAATTACTCGGCCGCTTTTTAATTTTAACGTGTTAGACCTAAATTGTTCGAAATATGTTAATTCACCCGAAAGACAGAATGTGGTTTAATAGAGGTGGAAGCGCTTAAAATACATAAAATAATTATAAGAGGTGTCAACACCATGCATTCAGCAAAAGAAACAGAACTTAAAAAGCAATATCTCGACTTGCTCGCTGAAAAGTATGATTCAGAAGAAAAGGTTGCAACCGAACTGATTAGTCTTGCATCTATTTTAGAACTCCCCAAGGGAACAGAACATTTTGTCAGTGACTTACATGGCGAATATCATGCATTTCAACACGTATTGCGCAATGGTTCTGGAAATATTCAATCCAAAATCCATGATATTTTTGATGAGCGACTCTCCCATGATGACATCAATGAGCTCATCGCTTTAGTCTATTACCCTGAAGATAAAATCAAGCGTATTAAAGCAAACTTTATGTCTAAAGATGCGCGTAATCAGTGGTATGAAGATACGATTAAACAACTTCTCGAACTCGTTACGTACACATCATCTAAATACACACGTTCTAAACTGAGAAAAGCTCTACCTGAACAATATGTATTTATTATTGAAGAATTACTGTATAAGACGAATCGCTATAATAATAAAAGTAATTATTACTCTACTATTATTCATCAAGTGATTGATCTCAATCAGGCTGACAAACTGATTACCGGACTGTCTAATACCATTCAACGCCTTGTTGTCGATCATTTACATGTTGTGGGCGATATTTATGATCGTGGTCCACATCCTGATAAAATCATGGACACATTAATCGACTATCATTCCGT contains these protein-coding regions:
- a CDS encoding MFS transporter; amino-acid sequence: MSQKRTNIRWMFAAMFFLIGVIAYMDRANISYIAVPMMEDLNLTKTQFGLLASLFSLGYALMQVPSGILAEKFGPKKMLTIALVWWSAFTIFTGLVKNHGLLYFVRFLFGVGEAPMYPSNAVFNTHWFSKNEKGRAASALLAGSYFGPVLAPFITVAIYTTFGWQAVFYIFGFIGFLIAILWAIIAKDLPEHHKMVNEAEKQFIMENRDVVSTDKSSAPWGTFFTRFSFYAIAAQYFIVQFVITLFLIWLPTYLMETFHIDNLTMSKIAGIPWFLMFILIMAGGAISDKILSAGKSRFIARASIAIVGFIVFGISLNFAVMADTLVMNIFWMSLCLGGVGLSMVMSWASATDLGRNFSGTVSGWMNLWGNIGAMLSPIIAGYLATIVGWPTTLRLMLILVVIAVALWFFVKPDQPLIRDESKA